In Ignavibacteria bacterium, one DNA window encodes the following:
- a CDS encoding biopolymer transporter ExbD, whose product MPQIRKKKTPEAEIPTSSMADIAFLLLLFFLVATTIDVDTGIGLTLPEFVPPEEQIQAEISKDRLATLLINENGDILLSDEVVTLAQIGEKLKVRIRSKIDLPNNKKLIVSVKTDSKTNYNLYIQALDQVKESYFEVREEYSFQKYGRKVINLDEEQSIDVKERIPIIISIAEPEVVK is encoded by the coding sequence ATGCCTCAAATTAGAAAAAAGAAAACACCAGAAGCTGAGATTCCAACCAGCTCCATGGCTGATATTGCATTTTTACTTTTGCTTTTCTTCTTGGTTGCTACGACGATTGACGTGGACACAGGTATCGGTTTAACGTTACCCGAATTTGTACCTCCTGAAGAACAAATTCAAGCCGAGATCTCTAAAGACCGACTCGCAACTTTGCTTATAAATGAAAACGGTGATATTCTGCTTAGTGATGAAGTAGTCACATTAGCTCAAATCGGTGAAAAGCTTAAGGTAAGGATAAGAAGTAAAATTGATTTGCCAAACAATAAAAAACTAATTGTCTCAGTTAAGACAGACAGTAAAACTAATTACAATCTCTATATACAAGCTCTAGATCAAGTGAAAGAATCTTATTTTGAAGTTCGTGAAGAATATTCATTTCAAAAGTATGGTAGAAAGGTTATCAATCTTGATGAAGAGCAATCTATCGATGTAAAAGAGAGGATACCTATTATCATATCAATTGCAGAACCTGAGGTTGTAAAATAA
- a CDS encoding MotA/TolQ/ExbB proton channel family protein has product MEYSGIFGFINAIIAQASDTGMLNWLTEKYNAGGLFMHPILACLILGLAFSIERFWTLTRANINTKNFLVGVKKAMDDGGIEGAKDYCANTRGPIASVFHAGLLRSDEGIEAAEKAIVAYGGIEMSFLERGLIWISTFISIAPMLGFTGTVQGMIEAFDAIKEANQISPSIVAGGIAVALLTTLFGLVVAMILQVLYNYFVSRIDKIVVEMEESSVELIDTLVSYKQKK; this is encoded by the coding sequence ATGGAATATTCTGGAATTTTTGGATTTATAAATGCAATCATAGCGCAAGCATCTGATACCGGTATGCTTAACTGGCTAACAGAAAAATATAATGCTGGCGGCTTATTCATGCACCCAATTTTAGCTTGCTTGATTTTAGGATTGGCTTTCTCGATTGAAAGATTTTGGACATTGACGAGAGCAAACATTAACACCAAAAATTTCTTGGTTGGTGTTAAAAAAGCTATGGACGACGGAGGAATTGAAGGAGCAAAGGATTATTGCGCCAATACCCGCGGTCCAATTGCAAGTGTTTTTCATGCTGGTCTTTTAAGATCCGATGAAGGAATCGAAGCTGCTGAGAAAGCAATAGTTGCCTACGGTGGAATTGAAATGTCATTCCTCGAGAGAGGATTAATTTGGATTTCTACGTTTATCAGTATCGCCCCGATGTTAGGATTCACCGGAACAGTTCAAGGTATGATTGAAGCTTTTGACGCTATTAAAGAAGCAAATCAGATTTCACCAAGTATTGTTGCTGGTGGTATCGCAGTTGCATTGCTCACCACACTTTTTGGTCTAGTAGTAGCTATGATCCTACAGGTTTTATACAACTATTTTGTTTCTCGAATTGATAAAATTGTCGTTGAAATGGAAGAGAGCTCAGTCGAATTAATTGACACTTTAGTCTCTTACAAACAAAAAAAGTAA
- a CDS encoding endonuclease/exonuclease/phosphatase family protein: protein MKIKILLSFLLSVLMFQSCSSQTNYYVAFWNLENLFDTIDDPNNMGDDEYLPNNQLRWDEEKFDKKLSNLSKIIRSMNEGQGPDILGVCEIENRSVIELMASRYLRDLEFEIIHFDSPDSRGIDVALLYKKDRIEFIDATAINVPIEGMTRDILYSKLKIDSEFFHFFVNHWPSRRGGEIESEPRRIKAATILRKNVDEVLSKDQTANIIIMGDFNDMPYNNSILVSLLAVDFDCGNMSTEYGSNLYNLSQSLFKQEKGTYFHQGQFNMLDQIIVSKGLLDNKKFDYVCNSFEILSNDLNTTRQGKYAGAPYPTFGSGRYLGGFSDHFPVGIRLKVIE, encoded by the coding sequence ATGAAAATTAAAATTCTTCTTTCGTTCTTATTATCGGTATTAATGTTCCAGAGTTGCAGTTCTCAGACGAATTATTATGTAGCATTTTGGAATTTGGAGAATCTTTTCGATACAATTGATGATCCAAATAACATGGGGGATGACGAATATTTACCAAATAACCAATTGAGATGGGATGAGGAGAAATTCGACAAAAAGCTCAGTAATCTTTCAAAAATAATTCGAAGCATGAATGAAGGTCAGGGACCCGATATTTTGGGAGTTTGTGAAATTGAAAATCGAAGTGTGATCGAACTAATGGCTTCAAGGTATTTAAGAGATTTAGAATTCGAAATTATTCATTTTGATTCTCCTGATTCCCGCGGTATTGATGTTGCATTATTGTATAAAAAAGATCGAATAGAATTTATTGATGCGACTGCAATTAATGTACCCATAGAAGGGATGACTCGCGATATTTTATATTCAAAATTAAAAATCGATAGTGAGTTTTTCCATTTTTTCGTTAATCATTGGCCATCAAGACGTGGTGGGGAAATTGAAAGTGAACCTCGCAGAATAAAAGCTGCAACAATATTAAGAAAAAATGTTGATGAAGTTCTATCAAAAGATCAGACAGCGAACATTATTATTATGGGGGATTTTAATGACATGCCTTATAATAATTCAATCTTGGTTTCATTATTAGCTGTGGACTTTGATTGTGGTAATATGTCAACGGAGTATGGATCAAATTTATATAATCTTTCTCAAAGTTTATTTAAGCAGGAAAAAGGCACATATTTTCATCAAGGGCAATTCAATATGTTGGACCAAATAATAGTTTCAAAAGGATTGTTGGATAATAAAAAGTTCGATTATGTATGCAATTCTTTTGAAATATTAAGTAATGATTTGAATACAACTCGTCAGGGTAAATATGCAGGTGCTCCGTATCCAACTTTTGGTTCGGGCCGATATCTCGGCGGATTTAGCGATCACTTTCCAGTTGGAATTCGTTTGAAAGTAATTGAATAA
- a CDS encoding glycoside hydrolase family 5 protein, producing the protein MFKNWKIFLFVLLLITNAANSQNQKYDFWRIDGALRGANVHPYKHFSSYSMREPISLQDIMELKNLGANLLVANYPGVFTYFSPYEIDSLHLMNLDSIVSYSRECRLNLVISLRSGPGRSLQVFDNDGREDELLFHDSFAMGKYIEMCEFIADRYKKNDHIIGYNFILEPHADYPVYLPPVFDSTYFKFVDELISRIRKVDSVTPIIIQPLGWAYPDRFFSMKVLNDPFLVYSCNMYFPHQFTNELNDSVYPGSYYYRDSLVQIDSSIFKDLFYNVIQFKKVNDVPIFINEYGGRRFKKGFLNYLKDLHSLFISEGFHFAFYIWKSEWGDVNGESFGDYNYLKGPDGNSINENHENELMDEFKRIWFKE; encoded by the coding sequence ATGTTCAAGAATTGGAAAATATTTTTATTTGTATTGTTGTTAATTACTAACGCAGCAAATTCGCAAAATCAAAAATATGATTTCTGGAGGATTGATGGAGCACTAAGAGGTGCAAACGTGCATCCTTATAAACATTTTTCATCCTATTCAATGCGTGAACCAATTTCACTTCAAGATATTATGGAGTTAAAAAATTTGGGGGCTAATTTATTAGTCGCAAACTACCCGGGCGTGTTTACTTATTTTTCTCCGTATGAAATCGATTCACTTCATTTAATGAATTTGGACTCGATTGTTAGTTACTCAAGAGAGTGCAGATTGAATCTCGTAATTTCATTGCGCAGCGGCCCAGGAAGATCACTTCAAGTTTTTGACAACGACGGCAGAGAAGATGAACTGCTTTTTCACGATTCATTTGCAATGGGTAAGTATATCGAAATGTGTGAATTCATTGCTGACCGATATAAGAAAAACGACCACATAATTGGGTATAATTTTATTTTAGAACCCCATGCCGATTATCCTGTTTACTTACCTCCAGTTTTTGATTCAACTTATTTTAAGTTCGTCGATGAACTCATTTCTCGGATCAGGAAAGTTGATTCTGTAACACCAATAATTATTCAGCCGCTTGGGTGGGCTTATCCGGATAGATTTTTTTCAATGAAAGTCCTTAACGATCCATTTTTGGTTTATTCATGTAATATGTATTTCCCTCACCAATTCACAAATGAGTTAAATGATTCCGTTTACCCTGGCAGCTATTATTATCGTGATTCACTTGTTCAAATTGATTCATCAATCTTTAAAGATTTATTCTATAATGTGATTCAATTTAAAAAAGTTAATGATGTACCAATTTTTATTAACGAATATGGCGGACGGAGATTTAAAAAAGGATTCTTAAATTATCTTAAAGATCTGCATTCGCTCTTTATTTCGGAAGGATTTCACTTCGCATTTTACATTTGGAAGAGTGAATGGGGTGATGTGAATGGTGAATCATTTGGTGATTACAATTACCTTAAAGGTCCGGATGGGAATTCAATTAATGAGAACCATGAGAATGAGTTGATGGATGAGTTCAAGCGGATTTGGTTTAAAGAATAG